Proteins encoded in a region of the Paenibacillus pedocola genome:
- a CDS encoding excinuclease ABC subunit UvrA, translated as MSEMNQEYIVISGARENNLKNVSLRIPKRKITIFTGVSGSGKSSIVFDTIAAESTRLLNENFSMFVRTFLPKYPQPDTDSIENLSMAVIVDQKRLGGGSHSTMGTITDISPILRLLFSRAGQPYVGQANRFSFNDPAGMCPECGGIGRRLAVDMSKALDMSKSLNEGAIHLPDYSVNGWDWNMITQSGDFDLDKKLSDYSEEELEQLLYAEARKVQMDFAGKATNITVEGVIEKFTNKYIKQDVKLKSERTQKAVAPYITEGPCSSCHGARLSQAALSCRINGRNIADLSSMEVGQLIHVIREIDNPAAAPVVKSLVERLQHLVDIGLDYLTLDRETDTLSGGESQRVKMVKHLSGSLVDVTYIFDEPSVGLHPRDVHRLNELLLKLRDKGNTVIVVEHDPDVIKLADHIVDVGPHAGSRGGNIVYEGSFQGLLEAGTLTGSYMKRPLHLKHVCRQPSGYLPIKEASLHNLQDVSVNIPAGVLTVVTGVAGSGKSTLINDVFLSQHPDAIVIDQSSVGVSTRSNPATYTGIMDDVRKAFASANKVSPGLFSFNSKGACENCQGLGVVYTDLGFLDSIKLPCEVCGGKRFKEEVLAYHLNGKSIADVLEMNVEQALDFFQLKEVVRKLQAMSDVGLNYITLGQPLSTLSGGECQRIKLASELYKKGSIYVMDEPTTGLHMSDIGHLLEIMNRLVDAGNTVIVIEHNLDVISQADWIIDMGPDGGGRGGQVVFEGPPQQIVQAELSITGKYLK; from the coding sequence ATGAGCGAAATGAATCAGGAGTATATCGTAATCTCAGGTGCAAGAGAAAATAATCTCAAAAATGTGTCCCTGCGTATTCCGAAACGGAAGATCACGATCTTCACCGGTGTATCCGGCTCCGGCAAGTCATCGATCGTCTTCGATACGATTGCCGCAGAATCCACGCGATTGTTGAATGAGAACTTCAGCATGTTTGTGCGCACTTTCCTGCCGAAATATCCGCAGCCCGATACAGACTCTATTGAGAACCTGAGCATGGCCGTTATTGTAGACCAGAAGCGGCTGGGCGGCGGATCCCATTCGACGATGGGTACGATTACGGATATTTCTCCTATTCTGCGACTGCTTTTCTCCAGGGCGGGCCAGCCCTATGTCGGACAAGCGAATAGGTTCTCGTTCAATGATCCTGCGGGAATGTGTCCCGAGTGTGGCGGTATCGGCCGCAGGCTGGCTGTTGATATGAGCAAGGCACTGGATATGTCGAAGTCTTTGAATGAAGGAGCAATCCATCTTCCCGACTATTCGGTGAACGGCTGGGATTGGAATATGATCACGCAGTCTGGAGACTTCGATCTGGATAAGAAGCTGAGCGATTACTCAGAAGAGGAACTGGAGCAACTGCTGTACGCCGAGGCAAGGAAAGTGCAGATGGATTTCGCCGGTAAAGCAACCAATATTACAGTAGAAGGTGTAATTGAGAAATTCACTAACAAATACATCAAGCAGGATGTGAAACTGAAGTCCGAGCGTACCCAAAAAGCTGTTGCGCCGTATATCACTGAGGGACCCTGCTCCAGCTGTCATGGGGCTAGACTCAGCCAAGCCGCACTCAGCTGCAGAATCAACGGCCGTAACATTGCGGACCTGTCCTCCATGGAGGTAGGACAGCTCATCCATGTCATCCGTGAGATAGATAATCCTGCCGCTGCGCCGGTCGTCAAATCGCTGGTGGAGCGGCTGCAGCATCTGGTCGATATCGGTCTTGACTACCTGACGCTGGACCGTGAAACGGATACATTGTCCGGCGGCGAGTCTCAGCGCGTCAAAATGGTGAAGCACCTGAGCGGCAGTCTGGTGGATGTCACTTACATCTTCGATGAGCCAAGTGTTGGCCTGCACCCGCGTGATGTACACAGGTTAAATGAACTACTGCTGAAGCTGCGCGACAAGGGGAATACAGTGATCGTCGTTGAGCATGATCCCGATGTAATCAAGCTGGCAGATCATATCGTTGATGTCGGTCCTCACGCCGGCAGCCGCGGAGGGAATATCGTATATGAGGGAAGCTTCCAGGGACTGCTGGAGGCAGGTACACTTACAGGCAGTTATATGAAGCGACCGCTTCATTTGAAGCATGTCTGCAGGCAGCCGTCCGGATATCTGCCCATCAAGGAGGCCTCACTACACAACCTGCAGGACGTTAGTGTTAATATCCCAGCCGGAGTGTTGACAGTAGTTACAGGTGTCGCCGGTTCAGGCAAAAGTACGCTGATTAACGATGTCTTCCTCAGCCAGCATCCAGATGCGATCGTCATCGACCAATCTTCAGTAGGAGTGTCAACACGCTCGAATCCTGCAACATACACAGGGATTATGGACGATGTGCGCAAGGCGTTTGCATCCGCGAATAAGGTGAGCCCTGGTTTGTTCAGCTTCAATTCCAAGGGGGCCTGCGAGAACTGCCAAGGGCTCGGAGTTGTCTATACTGATCTTGGCTTCCTTGATAGTATAAAGCTGCCTTGCGAGGTATGCGGAGGCAAACGGTTTAAGGAAGAGGTCCTGGCATATCATCTGAATGGCAAGTCAATTGCCGATGTGCTGGAGATGAATGTGGAGCAGGCTCTGGACTTTTTTCAGTTAAAAGAGGTTGTCCGCAAGCTCCAGGCAATGAGTGATGTGGGCCTCAATTATATTACACTCGGCCAGCCGCTCAGTACACTTTCGGGCGGGGAATGCCAGCGCATTAAACTGGCGAGTGAGCTGTATAAGAAGGGCAGCATCTATGTGATGGATGAACCGACAACGGGCCTGCACATGTCAGATATCGGACATCTTCTCGAGATCATGAACCGCCTCGTGGATGCCGGAAATACAGTGATTGTCATCGAGCACAACCTCGATGTGATCAGCCAGGCTGACTGGATCATCGATATGGGACCGGATGGAGGG